In a single window of the Acyrthosiphon pisum isolate AL4f chromosome X, pea_aphid_22Mar2018_4r6ur, whole genome shotgun sequence genome:
- the LOC100572335 gene encoding charged multivesicular body protein 4c-like: MSFFRKFFGGKKKETKEPDQKPSTRSLTEVDALVKLRSVEKLLMARREILDINIKKELATIKQNVISNKRVALSALKRKNCYEKHSSQIEGILLTVIKQRLALESANTNTILVNVMKSTLSTVKTASENINIDDIHNMIDDITKSHGLTQEVSAAFCNSTSSETDEDDEELQKELENLELEELDQQKESLKKFENLGLEELDEQVMNMDRILAVNYPLPTFEPLAQMKKTSGRRNSMRT; encoded by the exons ATGAGTTTCTTCCGTAAGTTTTTTGGAGGCAAGAAAAAAGAAACAAAGGAACCAGATCAGAAACCATCGACCAGATCATTGACTGAAGTTGATGCATTGGTAAAATTACGATCCGTTGAAAAATTGTTGATGGCGAGACGTGAAATAttggatattaatataaaaaaggagTTGgctacaataaaacaaaatgttatcaGTAATAAACGAG TCGCGCTGAGTGCTTTAAAAAGAAAGAACTGTTACGAGAAACATTCATCCCAGATCGAAGGTATTTTATTGACAGTCATAAAACAACGTTTGGCCTTAGAAAGTGCTAACACAAACACAATTTTGGTTAATGTAATGAAATCGACTTTAAGCACCGTTAAAACGGCCAGTGAAAATAT caATATAGatgatattcataatatgattgatGATATTACAAAGTCACATGGTTTAACTCAGGAAGTATCAGCAGCTTTTTGTAATTCAACCAGTTCGGAAACAGATGAAGATGAt gaagAATTACAAAAGGAATTAGAAAATCTTGAACTAGAAGAATTGGACcaacaa aaggaatcattaaaaaaattcgaaaatctTGGACTAGAAGAATTGGATGAACAAGTAATGAACATGGATCGGATTTTAGCTGTAAATTATCCATTGCCAACATTTGAACCTCTTGCACAAatgaaaa aaacatctGGACGGAGAAATTCCATGAGGACAtga